The Solanum pennellii chromosome 4, SPENNV200 genomic interval TCTTTCCAAATGGGTTTTAGGATCTCCTTCACAAACTCTATCAGAGCATTTTTGAATAATCGCATCACCTTTTCGTCATTGTTACCGCTTCCCTCCTCAACCTTTCCATGCAGATTCATAGCTCCTGGATGATCATTTTCTTCCACATTCTTCGACTCCTCGAGAGCTAATTTATCCTTTTCATCGACATCAACTAATTCATTCTTCTGCTTCTTTACTTCATCAATTTGATCATTGTTTCCAAGTTCAGGATCAACAGTAGATGTTTGATTCATTTGGTCCATGGAAACCTTATTACTATCTCCATATAAATAGAATGAATTGTCAGGGGGCAACTTAATGTTGCCAGATGTATTCAGCTCTAAGCCATCTGGAGGATGATAATTATCTGGAACCCTCATCTCAGGAATTGTTTGACCATATAGAGCATGAACAAGTGCAGAAATGGGATTTGAAGGTAGCATTCCAGAAGAACCACAAGGATTTAAGACACTTTGTAGTTGGGTTTCTCGTTGTCCTTCCTCTAATTTCTTTGTCATAGATGCTGGAGAGGTTTCCATTTGATGTACTTGCTCACCAGTAACAGTAAGATATTGTGGGACTTTGAAATCCAGCATCTCTGGTGTGCCAAGAGCTTCTATCTTATTATGGCCAGTTGATGGGATAGGTAAGAACACATTCTCTTCTTGGTGTGTTTCATTCAAAACTGCAGAATGTTCAGAGCTCATACCAAAACCTGTTCCACTGAAGCTCTGCCCAGGCAAACGGACATGATGAACACCATCTCTGtcattcataaattcatttaCTACATTAGAGCCAAGTGTTCTTGCAATGTTCTCTTTTGTCAATCCATGTGGTTGTACAAAAGATTCAGCAGATCCATAAGGCTGAGTGGTTGTGGTAGATAGAACGATCTCTGAAGCTCCTTGATTTGAACTATGTCCAAGGACATGAATTGAAGCTCTCTCCAGATTTAGATCAGAAGCTTGGGAAATAAGATGAAGATCCTGAGCATTAGCAAAGCTCTGTGTAACAGGAGATTCTGTAATGTTCAAAGCATTAAGATGACTAGCAGAACCCCTGTGTGGAGAAACACCTCTCTCTGTGTCAGAATTGATAAATTGTGGTTCTATTTCCCAGGCTTTATTCTTATTTTCGAAATGATGGTCAGGTTTTTCATTGGTCCCATCCGTAAGAACTATGATAGCAGTATCTGTTCTCACAACACTTTCATCCCACCCACTAGCCTTTACAAGTTCCGAGGGTCTTGTTTCATTATCCCACTTTGGACCATCTAACCAGATATTCGTGCCATCAAACCTATGGCCACTGTTGTCATTTGAGGGCCTAATTTCATGATTTCTCGATGTGGCATCATGGGAGAATTTGCAATTATCCTTATAGCACTTTCCCGCTGCAAAGTACTCACAAAGTGATTTCCCGGTTCTGGTTGCTTGATTGCCTTGAACATAATTAAATGATTCACTCTGAGTGCCCTTCTCATAGTTATCACCTGAGGGACTATCATGAGAAAATCTGCATGATGCACCCCAGCGACAGTCGCCTTTCACAAAATTCCTGCAAGTAATTCTACCTCTACTCCGGTTTCTATGCAGCTCATCCTCCAAATTATGCAAATAAGGAAGCTTGTCCCTTGATTGGTACCCAGGACCTTCACTATCATTATACCTTGAGATATGCCCACGCTCAGGTCGACTACCCAATCTTTCTGACAAGTTGTCCTCTAAATTACCTCCATCCCTATGAATGGCAGCAT includes:
- the LOC107017249 gene encoding zinc finger CCCH domain-containing protein 38-like — encoded protein: MGENAKERKSLWDAEEESPNSPKYEEWGPPKADNSWQFKSRSGWSSGDNVTGIEDLRKDNYHYKSTSPAFERQSNSHSPDNGRAQSRRYVGRARSRSRGRGEGRSRSRSRGRDKFRTRSRSRSRDKGSMRVQNRSRSPDNSKRDPYASTDRRTGLHIYSKVCRNFAVGNCRRGSQCWFVHPDAAIHRDGGNLEDNLSERLGSRPERGHISRYNDSEGPGYQSRDKLPYLHNLEDELHRNRSRGRITCRNFVKGDCRWGASCRFSHDSPSGDNYEKGTQSESFNYVQGNQATRTGKSLCEYFAAGKCYKDNCKFSHDATSRNHEIRPSNDNSGHRFDGTNIWLDGPKWDNETRPSELVKASGWDESVVRTDTAIIVLTDGTNEKPDHHFENKNKAWEIEPQFINSDTERGVSPHRGSASHLNALNITESPVTQSFANAQDLHLISQASDLNLERASIHVLGHSSNQGASEIVLSTTTTQPYGSAESFVQPHGLTKENIARTLGSNVVNEFMNDRDGVHHVRLPGQSFSGTGFGMSSEHSAVLNETHQEENVFLPIPSTGHNKIEALGTPEMLDFKVPQYLTVTGEQVHQMETSPASMTKKLEEGQRETQLQSVLNPCGSSGMLPSNPISALVHALYGQTIPEMRVPDNYHPPDGLELNTSGNIKLPPDNSFYLYGDSNKVSMDQMNQTSTVDPELGNNDQIDEVKKQKNELVDVDEKDKLALEESKNVEENDHPGAMNLHGKVEEGSGNNDEKVMRLFKNALIEFVKEILKPIWKEGKMSREVHKTIVKKVVDKVIGSIQGEQVAKTQEDIEEYLSRSKPKITKLVQAYVEWFMKNEV